Proteins encoded by one window of Puntigrus tetrazona isolate hp1 chromosome 25, ASM1883169v1, whole genome shotgun sequence:
- the LOC122330845 gene encoding histone H2A, whose protein sequence is MSGRGKTGGKARAKAKTRSSRAGLQFPVGRVHRLLRKGNYAERVGAGAPVYLAAVLEYLTAEILELAGNAARDNKKTRIIPRHLQLAVRNDEELNKLLGGVTIAQGGVLPNIQAVLLPKKTEKPAKTK, encoded by the coding sequence ATGAGTGGACGAGGTAAAACCGGTGGTAAGGCCAGAGCAAAGGCTAAGACTCGCTCCTCTAGAGCAGGACTTCAGTTCCCGGTCGGTCGTGTTCACAGACTTCTCCGCAAAGGAAACTACGCCGAGCGCGTCGGTGCCGGTGCTCCGGTTTATCTGGCCGCTGTGCTCGAGTACCTGACCGCTGAGATCCTGGAGTTGGCCGGAAACGCCGCTCGGGACAACAAGAAGACCCGTATCATCCCCCGTCACCTGCAGCTGGCGGTGCGTAACGACGAGGAGCTGAACAAACTCCTGGGCGGAGTGACCATCGCTCAGGGCGGCGTGCTGCCCAACATCCAGGCCGTGCTGCTGCCCAAGAAGACCGAGAAACCCGCCAAGACCAAATAA
- the LOC122330859 gene encoding histone H2B 1/2-like gives MPEPAKSAPKKGSKKAVTKTAAGKGGKKRRKTRKESYAIYVYKVLKQVHPDTGISSKAMGIMNSFVNDIFERIAGEASRLAHYNKRSTITSREIQTAVRLLLPGELAKHAVSEGTKAVTKYTSSK, from the coding sequence ATGCCTGAACCAGCGAAGTCCGCTCCTAAGAAAGGCTCCAAGAAGGCCGTCACTAAGACCGCCGCCGGTAAAGGAGGAAAGAAGCGCAGAAAGACCAGGAAGGAGAGCTATGCTATATACGTGTACAAAGTATTGAAGCAGGTTCATCCCGACACCGGGATCTCTTCTAAGGCGATGGGAATCATGAACTCTTTCGTCAACGACATCTTCGAGCGCATCGCCGGTGAAGCGTCTCGTCTCGCTCACTACAACAAGCGCTCCACCATCACCTCGAGAGAGATCCAGACCGCCGTGCGTCTGCTGCTGCCCGGAGAACTGGCCAAACACGCCGTGTCTGAGGGAACCAAGGCCGTCACCAAGTACACCAGCTCCAAGTAG
- the LOC122330872 gene encoding histone H3-like yields the protein MARTKQTARKSTGGKAPRKQLATKAARKSAPATGGVKKPHRYRPGTVALREIRRYQKSTELLIRKLPFQRLVREIAQDFKTDLRFQSSAVMALQEASEAYLVGLFEDTNLCAIINMSGRGKGGKGLGKGGAKRHRKVLRDNIQGITKPAIRRLARRGGVKRISGLIYEETRGVLKVFLENVIRDAVTYTEHAKRKTVTAMDVVYALKRQGRTLYGFGG from the exons ATGGCAAGAACCAAGCAGACGGCTCGTAAGTCCACCGGTGGTAAAGCCCCGAGGAAGCAGCTCGCCACCAAAGCCGCCCGTAAGAGCGCTCCGGCTACCGGCGGAGTCAAGAAGCCTCATCGTTACAGGCCCGGCACCGTGGCTCTGAGAGAGATCCGTCGCTATCAGAAGTCCACCGAGCTGCTGATCCGCAAGCTGCCCTTCCAGCGTCTGGTGCGAGAAATCGCTCAGGACTTCAAGACGGACCTGCGCTTCCAGAGCTCCGCTGTCATGGCCCTGCAGGAGGCCAGCGAGGCTTATCTGGTCGGTCTGTTTGAGGACACCAACCTGTGCGCCA TTATAAACATGTCTGGAAGAGGCAAAGGTGGTAAAGGACTCGGAAAAGGAGGCGCTAAGCGTCACCGTAAAGTTCTTCGTGATAACATCCAGGGAATTACTAAACCCGCCATCCGTCGTCTCGCTCGCCGCGGCGGAGTCAAGCGTATCTCCGGTCTGATCTACGAGGAGACCCGCGGTGTGCTGAAGGTGTTTCTGGAGAACGTGATCCGTGATGCGGTGACCTACACCGAACACGCCAAGAGAAAGACCGTCACCGCCATGGACGTCGTGTACGCTCTGAAACGACAGGGACGCACTCTGTACGGCTTCGGAGGTTAA
- the LOC122330843 gene encoding histone H2A — translation MSGRGKTGGKARAKAKTRSSRAGLQFPVGRVHRLLRKGNYAERVGAGAPVYLAAVLEYLTAEILELAGNAARDNKKTRIIPRHLQLAVRNDEELNKLLGGVTIAQGGVLPNIQAVLLPKKTEKPAKTK, via the coding sequence ATGAGTGGACGAGGTAAAACCGGTGGTAAGGCCAGAGCAAAGGCTAAGACTCGTTCCTCCAGAGCAGGGCTTCAGTTCCCCGTCGGTCGTGTTCACAGACTTCTCCGCAAAGGAAACTACGCCGAGCGCGTCGGTGCCGGTGCTCCGGTTTATCTGGCCGCTGTGCTCGAGTACCTGACCGCTGAGATCCTGGAGTTGGCCGGAAACGCCGCTCGGGACAACAAGAAGACCCGTATCATCCCCCGTCACCTGCAGCTGGCGGTGCGTAACGACGAGGAGCTGAACAAACTCCTGGGCGGAGTGACCATCGCTCAGGGCGGCGTGCTGCCCAACATCCAGGCCGTGCTGCTGCCCAAGAAGACCGAGAAACCCGCCAAGACCAAATAA
- the LOC122330864 gene encoding histone H2B 1/2-like produces MPEPAKSAPKKGSKKAVTKTAAGKGGKKRRKTRKESYAIYVYKVLKQVHPDTGISSKAMGIMNSFVNDIFERIAGEASRLAHYNKRSTITSREIQTAVRLLLPGELAKHAVSEGTKAVTKYTSSK; encoded by the coding sequence ATGCCTGAACCAGCAAAGTCCGCGCCTAAAAAAGGCTCCAAGAAGGCCGTCACTAAGACCGCCGCCGGTAAAGGAGGAAAGAAGCGCAGAAAGACCAGGAAGGAGAGCTATGCTATCTACGTGTACAAAGTATTGAAGCAGGTTCATCCCGACACCGGGATCTCTTCTAAGGCGATGGGAATCATGAACTCTTTCGTCAACGACATCTTCGAGCGCATCGCCGGTGAAGCGTCTCGTCTCGCTCACTACAACAAGCGCTCCACCATCACCTCGAGAGAGATCCAGACCGCCGTGCGTCTGCTGCTGCCCGGAGAACTGGCCAAACACGCCGTGTCTGAGGGAACCAAGGCCGTCACCAAGTACACCAGCTCCAAGTAG
- the LOC122330867 gene encoding histone H4 produces MSGRGKGGKGLGKGGAKRHRKVLRDNIQGITKPAIRRLARRGGVKRISGLIYEETRGVLKVFLENVIRDAVTYTEHAKRKTVTAMDVVYALKRQGRTLYGFGG; encoded by the coding sequence ATGTCTGGAAGAGGCAAAGGTGGTAAAGGTCTCGGAAAAGGAGGCGCTAAACGTCACCGTAAAGTTCTTCGTGATAACATCCAGGGAATCACTAAACCCGCCATCCGTCGTCTCGCTCGCCGCGGCGGAGTCAAGCGTATCTCCGGTCTGATCTACGAGGAGACCCGCGGTGTGCTGAAGGTGTTTCTGGAGAACGTGATCCGTGATGCGGTGACCTACACCGAGCACGCCAAGAGAAAGACCGTCACCGCCATGGACGTCGTGTACGCTCTGAAACGACAGGGACGCACTCTGTACGGCTTCGGAGGTTAA
- the LOC122330853 gene encoding histone H2B 1/2-like, whose protein sequence is MPEPAKSAPKKGSKKAVTKTAAGKGGKKRRKTRKESYAIYVYKVLKQVHPDTGISSKAMGIMNSFVNDIFERIAGEASRLAHYNKRSTITSREIQTAVRLLLPGELAKHAVSEGTKAVTKYTSSK, encoded by the coding sequence ATGCCTGAACCAGCGAAATCCGCTCCTAAGAAAGGCTCCAAGAAGGCCGTCACTAAAACCGCCGCCGGTAAAGGAGGAAAGAAGCGCAGAAAGACCAGGAAGGAGAGCTACGCTATCTACGTGTACAAAGTACTGAAGCAGGTTCATCCCGACACCGGGATCTCTTCTAAGGCGATGGGGATCATGAACTCTTTCGTCAACGACATCTTCGAGCGCATCGCCGGTGAAGCGTCTCGTCTCGCTCACTACAACAAGCGCTCCACCATCACCTCGAGAGAGATCCAGACCGCCGTGCGTCTGCTGCTGCCCGGAGAACTGGCCAAACACGCCGTGTCTGAGGGAACCAAGGCCGTCACCAAGTACACCAGCTCCAAGTAG